Proteins encoded by one window of Enterococcus faecalis:
- a CDS encoding YSIRK-targeted surface antigen transcriptional regulator — translation MNTDKEVLLKSLHVCLGIPILVFNEDYTLVEEYRSDRTISLFYDFPTFLKKVVKDKLKFDYITGNYNELFLLYTYNKKLFLFGPFRCNTIEKDKFYSMVQYKSIKHSDKESLYKLLNKLPLFSLGDIRDILILINYFFTGKIEDLFHKPLHDYEKKFSEDIQIERIDMLLSQNYDPEIYLFLYENKILEYVVNGNVQELSNMIFKLSNGVVPVVSGDNVRSEKNYSIVVFEKLAQAAINMGMDLINAYQSRDSFIRKNELCINLKEVLKVRDTAIVFYTSEIGKAKVRNLSPQISSIVQYIGLNMYTKITVRQIAQYFSMSEARLRTAFKKELNISIHNYILRRKISEAKVMLKSNYPINDISLLLGFSDTSHFTKVFKKITGTTPKKYQMSVDSKFTLNLD, via the coding sequence TTGAATACGGATAAAGAAGTTTTATTAAAGTCATTACATGTATGCTTAGGGATACCTATATTAGTATTTAATGAAGATTACACTCTTGTAGAAGAATATAGATCTGATAGGACTATATCATTATTTTATGATTTCCCAACTTTTTTAAAAAAAGTAGTGAAAGACAAGCTTAAATTTGATTATATAACTGGTAATTATAATGAGTTGTTTTTATTGTACACATACAATAAAAAACTGTTTTTGTTTGGTCCATTCAGATGTAATACCATAGAAAAAGATAAATTCTATTCTATGGTTCAATATAAAAGTATAAAGCATTCTGATAAAGAATCCTTATATAAATTATTAAATAAATTACCATTATTTTCATTAGGGGATATTAGAGATATTCTTATCCTTATAAATTATTTTTTTACGGGAAAGATTGAAGACTTATTTCATAAGCCGTTACATGATTATGAGAAAAAATTTTCAGAAGATATCCAAATAGAACGGATAGATATGTTATTATCTCAAAATTATGATCCAGAAATTTATTTATTTTTATATGAAAATAAAATTTTAGAATATGTTGTAAATGGTAATGTACAAGAATTAAGTAATATGATATTTAAACTAAGTAATGGTGTTGTTCCTGTGGTTAGTGGGGATAACGTACGTTCTGAAAAGAATTATTCAATAGTTGTATTTGAGAAGTTAGCACAAGCAGCTATAAATATGGGAATGGACTTAATAAATGCATATCAGAGTCGAGATAGTTTTATAAGGAAAAATGAACTATGTATAAATTTAAAAGAAGTATTAAAAGTTAGAGATACTGCTATAGTATTTTATACCTCTGAAATAGGAAAAGCTAAAGTAAGGAATCTTTCTCCTCAGATATCATCAATTGTTCAGTACATTGGTCTAAATATGTATACAAAGATTACAGTAAGACAGATTGCTCAATATTTTTCAATGAGTGAAGCTAGGTTACGCACAGCTTTTAAAAAAGAATTGAACATTAGTATACATAATTATATTTTAAGAAGAAAAATTTCAGAAGCTAAAGTAATGTTAAAATCTAATTATCCTATTAATGATATTTCACTATTATTAGGTTTTTCAGATACGTCTCACTTCACTAAAGTTTTTAAAAAGATAACAGGGACGACTCCTAAAAAATATCAGATGTCAGTTGATTCTAAATTTACATTAAATTTAGACTAA
- a CDS encoding recombinase family protein — translation MWKIAYIRVSSIDQNEQRQIEEMNKFGAEKIFIEKQSGATITHRPIFQKALDFVRDQDIFIVEAIDRLGRNYDEIIDSVNYLKKKNVRLIITSLPIMAEAIGNPLLDKFIKDLIIQILAMIAEQERTESKRRQAQGIKIAKDYNITRLTIYRIKKEIHELEIN, via the coding sequence ATTTGGAAAATTGCATATATTCGAGTTTCATCAATCGATCAAAATGAACAACGTCAAATTGAGGAAATGAACAAGTTTGGTGCTGAAAAAATTTTCATCGAGAAACAATCCGGAGCGACTATTACTCATCGACCGATTTTTCAGAAAGCTCTAGATTTTGTTAGAGACCAAGATATTTTTATTGTAGAGGCCATCGATCGACTTGGACGTAATTATGACGAGATTATCGATTCAGTAAATTATCTAAAGAAGAAAAATGTGCGGCTAATTATTACCAGTTTACCAATCATGGCTGAAGCAATCGGAAATCCACTCCTAGATAAATTTATCAAAGACCTAATCATTCAGATTTTGGCCATGATTGCCGAGCAAGAACGTACGGAATCTAAAAGACGCCAAGCACAAGGGATAAAGATTGCGAAAGATTACAATATTACGAGACTAACTATATATAGAATCAAAAAAGAAATTCATGAATTAGAGATTAATTGA
- a CDS encoding MurR/RpiR family transcriptional regulator → MNYIYLINEHYPLLTKSERKVADFILNSGESIIYSTMNDIKTKANVGDATIIRFCQKLGFSGFSDLKIEIAKEDFSKKKEKPSSGKYHDEVAKSLIEVLQSTSCLINEEKLTKAIQLINQASSLYIFGVGSSGNTSLDLESMFLRVGIQAKAVLDPHYQAQVASLLTDRDLVIIFSLSGKTKDTYDSLKIAKNNGAKILAITNYIHSPIGKSADLVLQTAIEEFLNGGSLAGKISQLYICDLLVHEYEQNNKINSLDLREKVLRSIIDKRIE, encoded by the coding sequence ATGAATTACATTTATTTAATTAATGAACATTATCCCTTATTAACAAAATCGGAACGAAAAGTTGCTGATTTTATTCTTAACTCTGGAGAATCTATTATTTACAGTACTATGAATGATATTAAAACAAAAGCGAATGTTGGCGATGCAACAATCATTCGCTTTTGTCAAAAACTTGGATTTTCTGGTTTTTCTGATCTAAAAATTGAAATTGCTAAAGAAGATTTTAGCAAAAAAAAAGAAAAACCATCTAGTGGTAAATACCACGATGAAGTTGCTAAAAGTTTGATTGAAGTACTTCAGTCTACTTCTTGTTTAATTAATGAAGAAAAATTAACAAAAGCAATCCAACTTATTAATCAAGCAAGCAGCCTATATATTTTTGGTGTAGGATCTAGTGGAAATACTAGTCTTGATTTGGAAAGTATGTTTTTGAGGGTAGGAATACAAGCTAAAGCTGTATTAGATCCTCATTATCAAGCTCAAGTTGCTTCTTTGTTAACAGATAGAGATTTAGTTATTATCTTTTCTTTATCTGGAAAAACAAAAGATACTTATGACTCATTAAAAATTGCAAAAAATAATGGAGCAAAAATACTTGCTATAACGAATTATATTCATTCACCGATAGGAAAATCTGCAGATTTAGTTTTACAAACAGCAATCGAAGAATTTTTAAATGGTGGTTCTTTAGCTGGAAAAATTTCACAACTTTATATTTGTGATTTGTTAGTACATGAATATGAACAAAATAACAAGATTAATTCATTGGATTTAAGAGAAAAAGTCTTACGTTCAATTATTGATAAAAGAATTGAATGA